A single region of the Bacillus cereus genome encodes:
- the spoVAE gene encoding stage V sporulation protein AE — translation MIFFWAFVIGGLICVIGQLMFDVGKLTPAHTMATLVVAGAILDGFNLYEPLIDFAGAGATVPITSFGNALVHGAMEEAAKHGIVGVITGMFKVTSAGVSAAIIFGFIGALLFKPKG, via the coding sequence ATGATTTTTTTCTGGGCTTTCGTCATTGGCGGACTCATATGTGTAATCGGACAACTTATGTTTGATGTCGGCAAGCTAACACCAGCTCATACAATGGCAACACTCGTTGTTGCCGGAGCTATATTAGATGGATTCAATTTGTATGAACCATTAATTGATTTCGCTGGAGCTGGGGCAACAGTACCCATTACAAGTTTCGGTAACGCCCTCGTTCACGGCGCTATGGAAGAAGCTGCAAAACACGGAATTGTTGGCGTTATTACCGGTATGTTTAAAGTAACAAGTGCTGGTGTTTCTGCTGCTATCATTTTCGGATTCATCGGAGCATTACTATTTAAACCGAAAGGATAA
- a CDS encoding YhcN/YlaJ family sporulation lipoprotein, with the protein MRKLGIITALFMLLFGSLTGCDNSPLDKKVKKEEAKRTKEEKGPKLTKMSTESFNQSISQEAKKKALAMDGIIEATAVNTNLDLYIAIKPEHHERFGLKPLRSKLKKKLSDENPTFDIRVSTDKKIFMLIEELENKIKKKKVSKDGIKKQLKLIQSEMGSNI; encoded by the coding sequence ATGCGAAAACTCGGAATCATAACCGCGTTATTTATGCTCCTATTCGGTTCACTTACCGGATGTGATAATAGCCCGTTAGATAAAAAGGTAAAGAAAGAAGAAGCAAAACGAACGAAAGAAGAAAAGGGCCCAAAGTTAACAAAAATGAGTACAGAATCCTTTAATCAATCTATATCGCAAGAAGCTAAGAAAAAAGCTCTCGCTATGGATGGAATTATAGAAGCTACCGCAGTTAATACAAATTTAGATCTTTACATAGCTATCAAACCTGAACATCACGAAAGGTTTGGTTTAAAACCGTTACGAAGTAAATTAAAAAAGAAGCTAAGTGATGAAAATCCTACTTTCGATATTCGTGTAAGTACAGACAAAAAGATTTTTATGCTCATAGAAGAACTTGAAAACAAAATCAAGAAAAAGAAAGTAAGCAAGGATGGCATCAAAAAACAATTGAAACTCATCCAATCAGAAATGGGATCTAATATTTAA
- a CDS encoding DUF1657 domain-containing protein — protein MTVIASVKTCLASVRGAQASLSSLSLNSQDEESKRVFHECMLEMDSVIADLQDRVSVLEREEPQYKGF, from the coding sequence ATGACTGTTATCGCTAGCGTAAAAACTTGCCTTGCCAGTGTAAGAGGGGCTCAAGCAAGTTTAAGCTCCCTTTCATTAAATTCACAAGACGAAGAATCAAAACGCGTATTTCATGAATGTATGTTAGAAATGGACAGCGTCATCGCTGATTTACAGGATAGAGTTTCAGTATTAGAACGTGAAGAACCTCAATATAAAGGGTTTTAA
- the spoVAD gene encoding stage V sporulation protein AD: MLQGHRTWVFENKPVIISTGVVGGPFEANGKIPEDFDTLHEDLWLGQDSYEKAHKILFEEACSRATEKAKLRKDDIQFVLAGDLINQITPTSFACRTLGTPYLGLFGACSTSMEGLALGASIVNAKGAKYLLTGASSHNAAVEKQFRYPTEYGGQKPPTAQWTVTGAGAAILSDTGHGPRVTSATIGRVVDMGLTDPFNMGGAMAPAAVDTIEAHLRERNLDASHYDLIVTGDLGHVGREIAYDLLHKHGTKVKSEQFQDCGIIIYREGQPVIAGGSGPGCSATVVYGHLLNRMKKGEFKKILVVATGALLSPLTFQQEETIPCIAHAVSIEFGGATQ; this comes from the coding sequence ATGTTACAAGGACACCGAACATGGGTATTCGAAAACAAACCAGTTATCATCTCAACAGGTGTAGTCGGCGGCCCATTTGAAGCAAATGGAAAAATCCCTGAAGATTTCGATACCCTGCATGAAGATTTATGGCTCGGACAAGACTCCTATGAAAAAGCACATAAAATTTTGTTTGAAGAGGCTTGTAGCCGCGCTACAGAAAAAGCCAAACTTAGGAAAGATGATATTCAATTTGTCCTCGCTGGAGACTTAATTAATCAAATAACTCCAACAAGCTTTGCATGCCGCACACTTGGCACACCTTATCTCGGATTATTTGGTGCTTGTTCTACTTCTATGGAAGGTTTAGCGCTCGGTGCAAGTATTGTAAATGCAAAAGGCGCAAAATATTTATTAACTGGAGCTTCAAGCCATAACGCTGCCGTGGAAAAACAATTTCGTTATCCAACTGAATACGGGGGACAAAAACCTCCTACCGCCCAGTGGACAGTGACTGGAGCAGGAGCCGCTATTTTGAGCGATACTGGACATGGCCCAAGGGTTACATCTGCAACGATTGGGCGAGTTGTTGATATGGGATTAACTGATCCATTTAATATGGGAGGCGCAATGGCTCCAGCTGCTGTCGATACAATTGAAGCTCATTTAAGAGAAAGAAATCTCGATGCATCTCACTACGATTTAATCGTAACAGGCGACCTCGGACATGTTGGACGCGAAATTGCTTATGACTTACTACATAAACATGGGACAAAAGTAAAGAGCGAGCAATTTCAAGATTGCGGAATCATCATTTATAGAGAAGGTCAACCTGTAATAGCCGGCGGAAGTGGCCCAGGCTGTTCAGCAACAGTCGTGTACGGACATTTATTAAATAGAATGAAAAAAGGAGAATTCAAAAAGATACTAGTTGTTGCGACAGGTGCTTTACTATCTCCCCTTACATTCCAACAAGAAGAAACAATTCCATGTATCGCTCATGCTGTATCGATCGAATTTGGAGGTGCAACACAATGA
- the spoVAC gene encoding stage V sporulation protein AC — MSSKDKNLTPVQQEYKKFEQQREPKRPVLKNCIKAFFVGGLICLIGQLISTFYITYFDFTERSAGNPTVATLIFISMLLTGFGVYDRLGQFAGAGTAVPVTGFGNSVIAACIEHRTEGFVLGVGGNMFKLAGSVILFGVFSAFVIALIKTILFQWGGL, encoded by the coding sequence ATGTCTAGTAAAGATAAAAATTTAACACCTGTACAACAAGAATATAAAAAATTTGAACAACAGCGCGAACCGAAGCGACCCGTTTTAAAAAATTGTATAAAAGCTTTTTTCGTCGGGGGATTAATTTGTTTAATAGGCCAACTGATTTCCACCTTTTATATTACTTATTTCGATTTCACTGAAAGATCTGCTGGAAATCCTACCGTTGCAACTCTTATTTTTATCTCCATGCTACTGACGGGATTTGGCGTCTACGATCGCCTTGGGCAATTCGCTGGTGCTGGTACTGCGGTGCCCGTTACTGGATTTGGTAACTCTGTTATTGCCGCATGTATTGAACACCGTACAGAAGGATTCGTTCTCGGCGTTGGTGGTAACATGTTTAAACTAGCAGGATCGGTCATCTTATTTGGCGTATTTTCCGCTTTCGTCATCGCACTTATTAAAACGATTCTCTTTCAATGGGGAGGGCTGTAA
- a CDS encoding YxeA family protein produces the protein MNKLLLGLIGLFILVIGVASFSHNEVTDRYNPLVKEDFVYVKAKESGRLSTVGEVAGDYKLTGYYASGEGRDVKFYAPRGLREGAYVKVKTKGEYIETYQEVQPDEIPKEIKEKLDK, from the coding sequence ATGAATAAATTATTATTAGGTTTAATTGGACTTTTTATATTAGTTATTGGTGTGGCAAGCTTTTCTCATAATGAGGTGACTGATAGATATAATCCGCTTGTGAAAGAAGACTTTGTATATGTAAAAGCGAAAGAATCTGGCCGACTATCTACAGTTGGAGAGGTAGCTGGAGACTATAAACTTACTGGTTATTATGCTTCAGGTGAAGGAAGAGACGTTAAGTTTTATGCGCCTCGTGGGCTTAGAGAGGGAGCGTATGTTAAGGTTAAAACGAAAGGTGAATATATTGAAACATACCAAGAAGTACAGCCGGATGAAATTCCAAAAGAGATTAAAGAGAAACTAGATAAATAA
- a CDS encoding DUF1657 domain-containing protein: MTVITKLKQTVSGLKSAQASLEGFALDTDNQQAKQLFQTAAQQTQTIIDSLNPRVEEVQQEEPQYTQQ, encoded by the coding sequence ATGACTGTAATTACAAAACTAAAGCAAACTGTTTCTGGATTAAAAAGTGCACAAGCTAGCTTAGAGGGATTCGCTCTTGATACGGATAACCAACAAGCTAAGCAACTTTTCCAAACAGCTGCGCAACAAACACAAACAATTATCGATTCTTTAAACCCACGTGTTGAAGAAGTCCAGCAAGAAGAACCACAATACACACAGCAATAA